cagagcccctgaaggagcctcctcattggctgccgcgatatatagtgaagcgtgtgcacggtgcaaacttgtatttagtcttggactaactttggacgCATAGGTGGCTGTTTTACGTCTAGACAGGTgatctaatgttccattttcctatattttgtgtgcatccttttgtgTGGCGACGTGTTTACCGGTAGTGCACGTTCATCTCTCGTTCGCGATTTTGTGCACTTccagagaggaggagactgggagggattatcagagtgagGGACAGGATTTACAGTTCAAATTCAGCCATGcacctctgtcatggttcaagattcaAGTAGTGCAGCttttaagggacttgctcaacattccacagtaacggcccaggttggattcgaaCCAGTGAATATCCGGACACCACCGTCCTGATTGCACTGTAATAAAAGTATGATTGATGTAATTATTGTAAAGTACCATCTTGAATGACAAACACGTATCTACAGATACCACATTCACAAAGTATTAGCAACCAGACTCACAAATGTGTCACATATACGCACACTCCCATGTACACTTGCAATTGTGCACACAGATGTAAGCAGTTTTGCATCTTTCATGGTGAGCGTGATGTGTGTGCCTGAGATTTCTGATGTTTCCACCTTGTGTAGACGATGCTATAATAAAGAAGGAGAAACTTGGTTTAGTTCACACCAACCATTGATAGGAAACAGAGCAAGGCACTCAATGTTGGACACCATGTGTGGAATAAACACTGATAAACAAAAGCATAACGAGCAAAGAAATGTCACGTCTGGATGAGTACGTGTTAACCATGAGTTATGCTGTTACAAACTCGATAAAACACTGCCCTTGCAGCAACaatctgtttattattttagtttgatAAAAGATAAGAGGTCCAGGAATTAGTTCAACTTCTGTTGTCAAAGAATACTGCTGTCTAAAACCACTATGTGTTGTTGTACTTTATAAAACTGATTTTTGTGACACAAAACACTACCATTGCATTTCTTATTGAAATTTGGCAAGATTTCTTCACaattaaaggagaaaaaacatgtttgaaataatattgtttctgtttttaaaggaatgatatttttgcattgttgacattttcaatgtGTTATAATGTTTATAGTAGAAAGTATTTGTCGGGTCCGCAACAGAAAACTAAATCCTCATACCTTAATTGTATACTAGTgtatatgttatttttatttttttcatttagatcTCCATTTGCTAGCTTTGGCTAATGCTAGAGCCATTGTTACTCTCCCTGGAGTCAACACCCAATACTATAAATGTCTTGTTAGTGCAGTATACTATTACATataacacatcacacaacaactaaaacagtttacataacaaaaacaacattcataCAGTCGGACCATGTTCCAGCGAACAATTCTtccaacatgtggcttttaacATCAAATGATTGGTTGTATAGCattatacatttacaatatattAATAGAGGAACCGGAAAAAATAATCGAAATtcaaacatcttcgtaacggttccggtgtcacagtctgagtttacctccgtactgagattctctTACAATCCTAGTACATGTCTGcgacgtactgagatgtacccgtgctaGATTTGCCATGCGCAGAgattgttttactgattttaaaaaatgcttaaaacatcacatcagtcgaccatcgattaaaaaatcgaccaatgatgaaaaaaaaatatgattgtcatgatcagatttatgTGAATACGACAGCTTATCATTGTAAAAACGGCATAGAAtaaattattaaacatttattttttttgaaaaaaacacattgctttgaaattgaattttcaatctcagcacggcggaagtagcaaaacCCACAGCGGAACTAGCAAAACATTTTCCTGTAGTGCGCATGCCCATAATTGAtttcagtacgaggtaaactcagaccgcgACACCAGAACCGGACGTTGGGATCTCAGTGCCCAACCCTACTTAGCTTTAATAATTGTATACAGTAGCTGTGTTTATACATCATTAGGCACCTATTGATTGATTGTATTTCTGAGCACAGGTATGAGAGTGCAGAGGTGGCTCTGAACTGTGGCATGATGTTGAGGGAGTGTCTGCGTCATGAGCCCCTGGCCAGGACCGTGCTCTTCTCTGAGGACTTCTACAGTTTCTTTCATTATGTGGAGCTTTCCACCTTTGACATTGCATCCGATGCTTTTGCTTCATTTAAGGTAAATAGGACCATTTTCTCCCTGAGCATCAGCTTCCTTACAGTTCTCTGCCAACATTGTGGTTTATCTTCATTCTCAGGATCTCATGACAAGACACAAGATTATGTGTGCAGATTTTTTGGAGAACAATTATGACCGGGTaagatttttagtttgaaaattgTACTTTATCTAAAAGACTGTTTCTTAACTGGTTTTAAATATCTTACAGATTTTTACAGAGTACGAAAAGCTTCTGCATTCTGACAACTATGTGACCAAACGACAGTCTTTAAAGGTATCTATCCTTGTTTAAGCTACAGTTTTTCATAgatttacaattttattaataaagctgattacatttgaattattccttgttttttttttgtagcttcTTGGGGAGCTTCTCCTGGATAGACACAACTTCACAGTCATGACAAAGTACATCAGTCGGGCGGAGAACTTAAAACTTATGATGAACTTGTTAAGAGACAACAGCCGAAACATTCAGTTTGAAGCATTCCACGTCTTTAAGGTTCGTCCTCTTCAGTTATGCAGCAGTTTTCCATTTCACGACATAAGTTTGTCAAGTGAAAATGGCTTCATTCTGCTTTCACACAATccctcttttattttgtaggtgtTTGTTGCAAACCCCAACAAGACCCAGCCCGTGCTAGACATACTGCTGAAGAACCAAACCAAACTAGTGGAGTTCCTGAGCCACTTCCAGACTGACCGTTCAGAGGATGAGCAGTTTTGTGATGAGAAAAACTATCTCATCAAGCAGATTCGGGATCTGAAGAGACCCGCTGCAACGGAGGAAGCTTAAGTGAGGTGGTAGACGCAGAAAACTCAATgagaattaaagaaaaaaacggtTTCATCAGGATTTAAAGGGCCAGTGTCTCAGATAAAGCagatctaaaaaataaaaaatatattagttATAATTATTCTTGTTTCTTCCTGAGATCTGCTTGTTTACCTTGAGTCATTCCAAGTTAGCTCAGGTGCGATTCGACTCTTTTATCCACGTTCATATATTCTTAACATTGGTCCTTTAATGTTTCGTAGAACACATAGGAAACGCTTTCATTCAACTTCCTTCACTTTATGCTTTCGTTTGGATGTGGAGTTCACACTAGAAAACTGAGTGGGCCAAGAAAGCACttactggcttttatttttgttcttattgaAAAGCCTTTATTCCATTCTTGTTGTTTTGAACATCAAACTGTTACCCTCCCACTTGTGTTGTTTCTGGCAGAGAATTTGAAAATCTGACCCCAATTCTCAGCCACTTTTAGGTCAGACGTTGCTTTGAAAGTCCTTGaaaaacttgttttctttttagaggtTGAAATGCTGGGaagtaaatgttttgttttctaatgTATCTTCCTGATAAACTATTGAAAgcacattattaatattattattattagctctTCTCTCTGAACACTGCTTTCTCTGACTCTTAAGGATTGGGTTATTTGCCTTACGGTGAGCTGTTTTTTTGAGgagttatttatattttggggTATATAACTCTCCAGGGAGGTTCTGTCATTGCAAACAAGATCAGCACAATGTGGCGTAGGTAGAGGAATTATGCGTGCTTAGCTTATGCGAGGTAATAAAGCTCTCTAACTAGCCTGCTGTGAATTAACAGTTAcagcaagaaagaaaaaaataacaaaccacGGAGGAATCAATGAATCACGCTTTTTTTTCCCAGCAGCTTTCTATGACGCTGTCGGGACTGAAATAGAAACATCAGATAATGCTGCAGGGTACTTTTAATTCACAGCTATCGTGGACAGCCAGGACTTAACAATTGATCTGACAGGGAGCACGAtgtttaataattaaatatagaGAGCAACAATTTGATGCATCAAAAGCATGCAAGTATATTAATTTAACCAGGGTTGTTGTTATATCTGTTAAAGGAAATAATTTAACTTGTATTATCAAACCTACATACTTGGATAACATTGTGATTTGATGCTCTTTAGACCACCTGCTGTTGACTGAGTTTCTTTTGGATGCTGAGCTCTAGATTGATTCGAAATGAATTGGCTGAATCAGAAGTGGAGAAGAttctccacaaaaaaaaaacccattgcgTTCCCCTTTGACACATTAATGACTGAGCTTTTGAAGTTGATTTGCCTGTGCACAGTTTCTTATTGTATACCTCATGGGATTTGAGCTTGTCATGCTGTGTTCTCTCTTATTTGCATTTCTTTGCCTAACATGAAATTTTATTGGATTCATGGAAAATACTCAGCAGTTGTTTGTATGCATGCTTAAATATAACATATATATGTTCAGACTTGAACAGTGACTGCAGCCGGGTTTTCACCGCTGGGAACCTGGTTTTTATAcctaattaaatatttcatcgGGTGGTGCTACACTAATGTCAATTCATACTGAATTGCAGTGTGGTACCTTGTAGTAATGTTGCCTTATTTAAAGACGTTAAATTCCAGACATCTGAATATGTCTTTGAAACCAAAGTCAACATTAAAAAGGGTTGAAATGTACATTTCAGGTCCAAAATGAAATGCTGTTCCATTTCTCAGGGTTAGACCCAGACACTTTTTTTTGGAACGTGTGCTACTTTTCAATTTGAGCTTAAGAGTGTTGTTGGTGGATGCTTTATTGCAGCTTAGAATACATTGGTCTGTATTTGGTCAGTTCCTTTTTCTCATCACTATTTGGTACACTGCACTAGATAGTCACAAGGTCAGGGTCATGCCAATTCACACAGTGCtcatctatttaaaaaaaggcatACATGGAGTAGAAAGTAAATGCCTGAAGAGACTGaggtttaaaacaaaaaaataaagcactgTCACATTCACTTCAGGGTTGTTTGCACACCTTTTTTTCAGTCTTGGGTTTGAATGATCTCTGAACAGTTGTGGATTTTTTTCTGAATTCTCAGGTTTCCTCCTGAAACTTACTAACTGCTGGTTTAGGTTAAGTCTCTAAAtcaacatgtaaacatgtgtgAAATGAATATGTTGAAGTCCAGTGATGGACTTGTGACCTGAGGAAGCATTAATAGGCCTTTTAGGATCCTCTAAAGGTGAATTGGCTAAACTAAATCTAAAGAGTTGGAACACGCTGCTTATGTTTCAGCATGACATTACATtgctgagtaaaaaaaaaaaaaaaaaaaaatatacatttcaaattGAACTCTCcaaagtatttattttctaaCCGTGTGTGAAAAGTGTTCCTAATTCAAAAGTAACTTAATAAATGGAAAGCACATGCACTGCAAAGCTTTCCCCACAAGGTGGAGCTGTTTGAAACTCGCCTTGTATAAAGAATGAACACAAAAGGCCTTTTTCATATGATTGCAATGTACTGCTATTTAATCATCTTAAATTTATTTTCCTAGGTTTTGTGCTTTCACTGTTTTACTGTTGCCTTCTATCCTTTCTCTATCCACACTGGATATTTTATTTAACGTGGGAGCAAAACATGTATATATACCTTTATAATGGATAAATGTGTGAACGcattcattaaaataaaaaaaaaaacttaatagaAACTGGTTTGTTATGATTCAATGTGTGACTGCTTCTTGCAAAAGGACATGGATTTTTAGTAACTAACCAGGATCAAGCCAGTAGGACATTTTTTTATAGTCCGCAACTATTTAGAAACCTCTAGTGACTTACAACCTTGTTATCAATGGAACAAATATCTAACCAGATTTTTCATTACTGCTAGTAGCTCCACTACCTTCTGATAGCAGATCAAATCAAATATCAAAACAGACACCATTGATCTTCCAATAGAATCACGCAATCACTAGATTTATTGGCCCGTTGGAGAGAAAAATTAATTACTGAGTTATGAAAGATTCTGAGCCAAACACTCCTTCACCTCATTTCAACACCTGTTTCAACATGCCATTTTCTCTGAACAGATCAGAACTTCCACATGATCTCAGAGTACAGTTATTACATACCTGTAGCTAAAAGACTTTAACATTCAACTGATGATCAATAGGCAAGTTACATAAAGTCTAGAAAGAACTTCTTCAGTTACTGATGATTTTTGGATGGTTACATGTTCAGTTATTCAACAGACAATGGCTGTTTCTGATAAGGATGTATATAAACAAAACGGGTCTAATATGTTAAATCAAGAACCATAATAACCAACATAGAACAATCTTTATTAAAGAAGGCATAAACAGTTTTACTcttctgtttaaaataaatcttttatACCGATACAGCATTTATTAAACTTGGGttatcacacttttttcacaattatttttcaaaatattttaccaaatttccatgacttagtttTGACGTGCTAAGATCTATTCAAGACCATTAAAGCGCAAAAATAAGCAGGTCTTTCCAG
The genomic region above belongs to Gouania willdenowi chromosome 10, fGouWil2.1, whole genome shotgun sequence and contains:
- the cab39l1 gene encoding calcium binding protein 39, like 1, giving the protein MPFPFGKSQKSPAEIVRSLKENVAYMEKLDAGDVKKCEKVAEEMSKSLASLKEVLSGTGDKEPQTEAVAQLAQELYNTNLLIALIANLQKIDFEGKKDVVHLFSNIVRRQIGTRTPTVEYISTHPEILFMLLKGYESAEVALNCGMMLRECLRHEPLARTVLFSEDFYSFFHYVELSTFDIASDAFASFKDLMTRHKIMCADFLENNYDRIFTEYEKLLHSDNYVTKRQSLKLLGELLLDRHNFTVMTKYISRAENLKLMMNLLRDNSRNIQFEAFHVFKVFVANPNKTQPVLDILLKNQTKLVEFLSHFQTDRSEDEQFCDEKNYLIKQIRDLKRPAATEEA